The proteins below come from a single Drosophila miranda strain MSH22 chromosome Y unlocalized genomic scaffold, D.miranda_PacBio2.1 Contig_Y1_pilon, whole genome shotgun sequence genomic window:
- the LOC117191320 gene encoding uncharacterized protein LOC117191320, whose protein sequence is MSDLVGTEEFSAAQLREWLESLNLPKGGSKAAMAARLNEIPVELRGQGPPAAETCENEREDEAAADQDSTKSERKEKNEKAPQAPGHNNNHGEYRAEVEMLKLQIELLKLQSEREKEGRGENTTPAASNDAGVMLLNAAKDMLPTYHGNISGNNDDVTTWIAQFKAVAKVNKLKDEKLLMLLMSKLKDKALVWLHSSPEHMSLPIDQLLNVMEDTCHHKESKLLLRRKFESRSWARGEEFSMYFNAKVSLASRIVIDDEEFIDGVIEGIPDVGLRRQAHMQCFGAPYQLLKAFEKIMLPKKYGSTEGANTGASPTPIRCYNCNSLGHVAGECRKPKRERGACYGCGSMSHQVSHCDEKKYKIASSTQGAQ, encoded by the exons ATGTCGGACTTGGTCGGCACGGAGGAGTTCTCGGCCGCCCAGCTGCGCGAATGGCTGGAGTCCCTCAATCTAccaaaaggtggaagcaaagcTGCCATGGCAGCGAGACTTAACGAAATACCAGTAGAGCTGCGGGGACAGGGACCACCGGCAGCCGAAACATGCGAGAACGAGAGGGAAGATGAGGCGGCCGCAGATCAAGACTCGACGAAGAGCGAACGCAAAGAGAAGAACGAAAAAGCACCGCAAGCGCCTgggcacaacaacaaccatgGCGAATATCGAGCAGAGGTTGAAATGTTAAAACTGCAAAtcgagctgctgaagctgcagagcgagagggagaaggAAGGGAGAGGAGAGAACACAACACCAGCCGCCAGCAATGACGCTGGCGTCATGTTGCTAAATGCCGCCAAAGACATGTTGCCAACATATCATGGCAACATTTCTGGAAACAACGATGACGTCACAACTTGGATCGCGCAGTTTAAGGCCGTCGCAAAAGTGAACAAACTGAAGGATGAGAAGCTACTAATGCTGCTAATGTCGAAGCTTAAGGACAAAGCATTGGTGTGGCTGCATTCGAGTCCGGAGCACATGTCGCTGCCAATCGATCAATTGTTGAACGTCATGGAAGACACTTGCCATCACAAGGAAAGCAAACTGTTGCTCCGTCGCAAGTTCGAGTCCCGTTCATGGGCACGTGGCGAGGAGTTCTCGATGTACTTCAACGCCAAAGTGTCGCTGGCATCCCGCATAGTCATTGACGACGAGGAGTTTATTGACGGAGTCATCGAAGGTATCCCAGATGTAGGCCTGCGTAGGCAAGCCCACATGCAGTGCTTTGGCGCTCCATATCAACTACTCAAGGCGTTCGAGAAGATCATGCTGCCAAAGAAGTACGGTTCAACTGAAGGGGCAAACACTGGAGCCTCGCCAACACCCATTCGCTGCTACAACTGCAACTCTTTGGGCCACGTGGCAGGGGAGTGCCGCAAGCCCAAGCGCGAAAGAGGAGCGTGCTACGGATGCGGCAGCATGAGTCACCAGGTGTCACACTGTGACGAAAAGAAGTACAAG ATTGCCTCATCGACTCAGGGAGCCCAATAA
- the LOC117189621 gene encoding MIP18 family protein galla-1-like — protein MLSYIKRKLSESDGGSSVVPVTSSCGGGVRSSRSSSSTTNSSNSSSGRTSADDLVRKTSQMSMDNEAIAYGEDALLQDLGYKNATDLQETIYGLLRGIRDPEKPCTLEDLNVIYEDGIFVLPPTRSNVSVVRIEFNLTVPHCSLAPWPHNIKLDIYIKKGAHQTEDEINKQINDKERIAAAMENTNLRHLVENCIKDEE, from the exons ATGCTGTCTTACATCAAACGCAAGCTCTCCGAGTCCGACGGCGGTTCTAGCGTCGTACCCGTGACGTCCTCGTGTGGCGGAGGCGTCAGAAgtagcaggagcagcagcagcactaccaacagcagcaacagctctaGCGGCCGCACATCGGCGGACGATTTAGTGCGCAAAACGAGTCAGATGTCGATGGATAATGAAGCGATTGCCTACGGCGAGGACGCACTGCTGCAAGATCTTGGCTACAAGAACGCCACGGACCTGCAAGAGACCATCTACGG TTTGTTGCGCGGCATACGCGATCCCGAGAAGCCCTGCACTCTGGAGGATCTGAATGTGATCTACGAGGACGGTATATTCGTCCTGCCCCCCACACGCTCGAATGTATCTGTT GTACGCATCGAATTCAACCTGACGGTGCCGCACTGCTCCCTGGCTCCCTGGCCGCACAACATTAAGCTGGACATTTACATCAAAAAAGGAGCTCATCAAACGGAAGACGAAA TCAACAAGCAAATCAATGACAAGGAGCGCATTGCTGCGGCCATGGAGAACACCAATCTTCGTCATTTGGTCGAAAACTGCATCAAGGATGAGGAGTAG